A window of Fragaria vesca subsp. vesca linkage group LG7, FraVesHawaii_1.0, whole genome shotgun sequence contains these coding sequences:
- the LOC101297197 gene encoding F-box protein CPR30-like produces MAGYLPEEIIEKVLLRLPVKTLIRFTTVCKSWLSKIKASTFVQSHLCTTIDSNNQNDAHLLLLSARSYSKERICYEHHWLHWDSPEFGEYSKLSNPLSFFTPKKKPQELRGTGTCNGLTVKLPRIPGWGHPNDYKVYRMYAPLGFGYDPHSNDYKVLRIVILRSDWFSFRYSSVVQVYSLARGSWRRLSASVAPLDLQASGIKRPAFINGCLHMLKCRDDDMYCSTHGWSIAYFNLATEVFGEIMIPEALQKQIKMLHFKIWGFSCFD; encoded by the exons AAAGTCCTATTGAGGCTGCCCGTCAAAACCCTAATCAGATTCACTACAGTTTGCAAGTCATGGTTGTCAAAGATCAAAGCCTCTACCTTCGTTCAGTCCCATCTCTGCACCACAATCGATTCCAACAACCAAAACGACGCTCACCTCCTCCTCCTCAGCGCTCGCTCCTACTCCAAAGAAAGGATCTGTTATGAGCATCATTGGTTGCATTGGGATAGCCCTGAATTTGGTGAGTATTCCAAGCTTTCAAATCCACTCTCTTTCTTCACACCCAAGAAAAAACCTCAGGAACTGCGTGGTACCGGAACCTGTAACGGGCTT ACTGTGAAGTTGCCTAGAATACCTGGTTGGGGTCACCCTAATGACTATAAGGTTTACAGAATGTACGCACCTCTTGGCTTTGGCTATGATCCACATTCTAACGACTATAAGGTTTTAAGAATTGTGATTCTTCGTTCAGACTGGTTCAGCTTCAGATACAGCTCCGTGGTTCAGGTTTACTCCTTGGCCAGGGGATCCTGGAGGAGACTTAGTGCTTCTGTTGCTCCGTTGGATTTGCAGGCCAGTGGTATTAAACGTCCTGCTTTTATTAATGGCTGTTTGCATATGCTTAAATGTCGTGATGATGATATGTATTGTAGTACTCATGGCTGGTCCATTGCATACTTTAATCTTGCCACCGAAGTATTTGGCGAGATTATGATACCGGAAGCTTTGCAAAAACAAATTAAGATGCTCCATTTCAAGATATGGGGATTCTCTTGCTTTGATTAA
- the LOC101296321 gene encoding uncharacterized protein LOC101296321 yields MQSEKQGRRGFSRSDELLNSFPGFGSRRSMLPSLFSGRDPFDDPFFSRPLGDMFGSSMFGPSAASSGAPQSGSGGGIIVEELNSDDEGEEDEGTVDGRDKRKERAVSSNEPSVEHPDDDDDDDVDAEEKVKNMSKRSDFNKVQGTQPQGRSVSVQSCRVTYGGIDGAYYTSTRNRRAGNDGVMIEETKEADKTTGQATHKISRGIHDKGHSVTRKLNADGKVDMLQTLHNLNEDELAGFEEAWDGNVKLDVPGWKEFGNQGEPKGNAPWNTWLLPSSEQPQSSRGVSGATSDGRTKKVVRINIE; encoded by the exons ATGCAAAGTGAAAAGCAAGGCAGACGAGGCTTCTCTCGCTCAGATGAGCTGTTAAATAGTTTCCCGGGGTTTGGATCCCGTAGGAGCATGTTGCCTAGCCTGTTTAGTGGAAGGGATCCATTTGATGATCCTTTCTTCAGTCGGCCGCTTGGAGACATGTTCGGGTCTAGCATGTTCGGTCCAAGTGCTGCTTCTAGTGGTGCACCACAGAGTGGTAGCGGTGGGGGAATCATAGTAGAAGAATTAAACTCTGATGATGAGGGAGAGGAAGATGAGGGTACTGTAGATGGGAGGGATAAGAGGAAAGAACGAGCCGTTTCAAGCAATGAGCCATCTGTTGAGCATCCGGATGATGATGATGATGATGATGTGGATG CAGAAGAGAAAGTCAAGAACATGAGTAAAAGAAGTGATTTCAACAAGGTACAAGGCACACAGCCCCAAGGTCGTAGTGTCTCTGTTCAGAGTTGCAGAGTTACATATGGTGGTATAGATGGTGCATATTACACTTCTACAAGAAACAGAAGGGCAGGCAATGATGGG GTGATGATTGAGGAGACCAAAGAAGCAGATAAGACCACTGGTCAAGCAACACATAAGATATCTAGAGGAATTCATGATAAG GGTCATTCTGTCACAAGGAAGCTTAATGCAGATGGAAAGGTGGATATGTTGCAAACTCTACACAATTTGAATGAAG ATGAGCTTGCTGGTTTTGAAGAAGCTTGGGATGGTAATGTTAAACTTGATGTACCTGGCTGGAAAGAATTTGGTAACCAAG GTGAACCGAAGGGCAATGCACCTTGGAACACTTGGCTCCTTCCATCTTCAGAGCAACCACAAAGCTCCAGAGGGGTATCCGGGGCTACCTCTGATGGGAGAACCAAAAAGGTTGTTAGAATAAATATAGAGTAA
- the LOC101297491 gene encoding F-box protein CPR30-like produces MSDVFPEEIIHKILLKLPAKSLIKYTLVCKSWHSLIKSSTFIQSHLRTTIDSSDQNDSHLLLLSASSNSGDDAWQWHQRHWLHWDSPEFGEYSMLSTPVLSSKKKPVSEMHVAGTSNGLVCLEAGDGHFSFDRSPTLIWNPTIRKLVRLPKPPVCFRYTKCEKFSINAFGYDAHSNDYKILRIVTLIDDHSDLSRFATKVHVYSLARASWKRFSSSVVPVDLQGVCGSERPVFVNGNFHTLENRLSVYYNDNYEEHHKCGGELFISTFNLETEEFGEIKRPEALGEGGCNMSRYGDSLALIKHHNYSCRDPVNRGCDIWAMKQYGVAESWTYLFNLHVVQTSIYGFKECGEVVLMESTERGRSRMVSFDPKTNQFKVFGTEGHFYRFMDSFVESLVLLDHAKAVSYRVATTK; encoded by the coding sequence ATGTCAGACGTCTTCCCCGAAGAAATCATACATAAAATCCTGTTGAAGTTACCCGCCAAGTCCCTAATCAAATACACCCTCGTCTGCAAGTCATGGCACTCACTGATCAAATCCTCTACTTTCATTCAGTCCCATCTCCGCACCACCATCGACTCCAGCGACCAAAACGACTCTCACCTCCTTCTTCTCAGCGCTTCCTCTAATTCCGGTGACGACGCTTGGCAATGGCATCAGCGTCACTGGTTGCATTGGGATAGCCCTGAATTCGGTGAATACTCTATGCTTTCAACTCCGGTCCTTTCATCGAAAAAGAAACCCGTTTCCGAAATGCATGTGGCCGGAACTAGTAATGGGCTGGTATGCCTTGAGGCTGGGGATGGTCACTTCTCCTTTGATCGTTCTCCCACCTTGATCTGGAACCCAACTATTAGAAAACTTGTCAGGTTGCCTAAACCTCCAGTCTGTTTTCGCTACACCAAATGTGAGAAGTTCTCGATAAATGCCTTTGGTTATGATGCACATTCCAATGACTACAAGATTTTGAGAATTGTGACTCTAATTGATGATCATTCAGACTTGTCGCGATTCGCAACCAAGGTTCATGTTTACTCCTTAGCCAGGGCATCTTGGAAGAGATTTAGCTCTTCTGTTGTTCCGGTGGATTTGCAGGGTGTATGTGGTTCTGAGCGTCCTGTTTTTGTTAATGGCAATTTCCATACGCTTGAAAATCGTTTGAGTGTGTATTACAATGACAATTACGAGGAACACCATAAGTGTGGCGGAGAGTTATTCATCTCCACCTTCAATCTGGAAACTGAAGAATTTGGCGAGATAAAGAGACCGGAAGCTTTGGGAGAAGGCGGCTGCAATATGTCAAGATACGGGGACTCCCTGGCTTTGATTAAGCATCATAATTATAGTTGCAGAGATCCAGTTAATCGCGGTTGTGACATTTGGGCTATGAAACAATATGGTGTTGCAGAGTCGTGGACATATTTGTTCAATTTACATGTGGTTCAGACTAGTATATATGGTTTCAAAGAATGTGGGGAAGTTGTGCTAATGGAGAGTACCGAACGTGGTCGGTCAAGAATGGTTTCTTTTGATCCTAAGACTAATCAATTTAAAGTTTTTGGAACTGAGGGTCATTTTTACCGCTTCATGGATTCTTTTGTTGAGAGTCTTGTCTTGCTTGACCACGCCAAAGCCGTTTCTTACCGAGTAGCAACGACAAAGTAG
- the LOC101297785 gene encoding F-box protein CPR30-like, with the protein MSDFFPEEILEKILLRLPVKTLIKFTTVCKSWLSLIKASTFVQSHLCTTIDSYNQNDAHLLLSAISYSKENISSEHHWLHWDSPEFGEYSKLSNPLSFSTPVSDLGVFGTCNGLVCLEIYNRYNRYSSPAVIWNPCIRKIVKLPSPPSCFTSAKYRNYRKHESHGFGYDSHSNDYKVLRVASLSDDHSDLSRFTTVVQVYSLARGSWRSLSASAVPVDLQGGGSERPA; encoded by the coding sequence ATGTCCGATTTCTTTCCTGAAGAAATCCTAGAAAAAATCCTGTTGCGGCTGCCCGTCAAAACCCTAATAAAATTCACCACAGTCTGCAAGTCATGGTTGTCACTAATCAAAGCCTCTACCTTCGTTCAATCCCATCTCTGCACCACAATCGACTCCTACAACCAAAACGACGCTCACCTCCTCCTCAGCGCTATCTCCTACTCCAAAGAAAACATCTCTTCTGAGCATCACTGGTTGCATTGGGATAGCCCTGAATTTGGTGAGTATTCCAAGCTTTCCAATCCACTCTCTTTCTCCACACCTGTCAGTGATTTAGGTGTTTTCGGAACCTGTAACGGGCTTGTGTGCCTTGAGATTTATAATCGGTACAACAGGTATTCTTCTCCCGCCGTAATTTGGAATCCTTGTATTCGAAAGATTGTCAAGTTGCCTAGTCCACCTTCTTGTTTTACATCTGCCAAATACCGCAATTACAGAAAGCACGAATCGCATGGCTTTGGCTACGATTCACATTCTAATGACTATAAGGTTTTAAGAGTTGCGAGTCTTTCTGACGATCATTCGGACTTGTCCCGATTCACCACTGTGGTTCAGGTCTACTCCTTGGCCAGGGGATCCTGGAGGAGTCTTAGTGCTTCTGCTGTTCCGGTGGATTTGCAGGGAGGTGGTTCGGAACGTCCTGCTTGA
- the LOC101298076 gene encoding F-box protein CPR30-like, which yields MTGTHFMALAMMNILMTKILRVVIDINNNSDLIGSAVALSPRFTTLVQVYSLARGSWKSLSASVIPVDFKGGSGRPVFVAGTIHMLKARFTSSYYDDGDIVITTFNLATEEFGEMMGPEALLQKGCSISRYGDSLALIKHLNYEFRDRGCDIWVMRQYGVAESWTRLFHISVAQASIHGFKRSGEVVLEENIEEDIDLDRSRLMSFDPKSDQYLVLGTGDHSYYFMDSFVESLVLLDHCDSISYQVARTK from the coding sequence ATGACAGGTACACATTTCATGGCTCTGGCTATGATGAACATTCTAATGACTAAGATTCTGAGAGTCGTGATTGATATTAATAATAATTCAGACTTGATTGGGAGTGCTGTTGCATTGTCGCCTCGATTCACAACCTTGGTTCAGGTCTACTCCTTAGCCAGGGGATCCTGGAAGAGTCTTAGTGCTTCGGTCATACCTGTAGATTTTAAGGGTGGTTCTGGACGTCCTGTTTTTGTTGCCGGCACCATCCATATGCTTAAAGCTCGTTTTACTAGCTCGTATTACGATGATGGAGACATAGTCATCACCACCTTCAATCTGGCAACAGAAGAATTTGGCGAGATGATGGGACCGGAAGCTTTGCTACAAAAGGGTTGCTCCATATCAAGATATGGGGACTCTCTTGCTTTGATTAAGCATTTGAATTATGAATTCAGAGATCGGGGTTGTGACATTTGGGTTATGAGACAGTATGGTGTTGCAGAGTCGTGGACTAGATTGTTTCATATATCTGTGGCTCAGGCCAGTATACATGGGTTTAAAAGAAGCGGGGAAGTTGTGCTAGAGGAGAATATAGAGGAGGATATTGATCTTGATCGGTCAAGACTTATGTCGTTCGATCCTAAGAGTGATCAATATTTAGTTTTGGGAACTGGAGATCATAGTTACTACTTCATGGATTCTTTTGTAGAAAGTCTTGTCTTGCTTGACCACTGCGATTCCATTTCATACCAAGTAGCAAGGACGAAGTAA
- the LOC101296604 gene encoding 60S ribosomal protein L22-2-like: MSRGAAAGPKGKKKGVAFTIDCGKPVEDKIMDIASLEKFLQERIKVGGKAGALGDSVTVSRDKNKLTVSSDSNFSKRYLKYLTKKYLKKHNVRDWLRVIASNKDRNVYELRYFNIADNDAEEED, encoded by the exons ATGAGTCGAGGAGCTGCAGCAGGCCCCAAGGGGAAGAAGAAGGGAGTGGCTTTTACCATTGATTGTGGTAAGCCAGTAGAAGACAAGATCATGGATATTGCATCCCTCGAGAAGTTTCTCCAGGAGAGGATCAAGGTTGGAGGCAAGGCCGGTGCCCTTGGTGACTCTGTTACTGTGTCTCGTGACAAGAATAAGCTGACTGTCTCCTCTGACAGCAACTTCTCTAAGAG ATATCTGAAGTATTTGACGAAGAAGTATCTAAAGAAACACAATGTCCGAGATTGGCTTCGTGTGATTGCATCCAACAAGGACCGAAATGTCTATGAATTGAGGTACTTCAACATAGCTGACAATGATGCCGAGGAGGAAGACTGA
- the LOC101296895 gene encoding uncharacterized protein LOC101296895, whose product MKLIWSPETASKAYLDTVKSCEQFRESGVAELLSAMAAGWNAKLIVEAWSYGDPIATSLGLATAARHTCGRHVCIVPDERSRVEYLKAMRNAPVLPEVVVGESEVATAGVDFLVVDCSRREFARVLRTAKVSPRGAVFACKNAWQRNVKGFRWHGVVERGTRVVRSVFLPVGKGLDIAHIGYGGGTVGPISTIRKGPGRWIKHIDHRSGEEHLFRE is encoded by the exons ATGAAGCTCATTTGGTCCCCAGAAACAGCTTCCAAAGCTTACTTAGACACTGTCAAATCA TGTGAGCAATTTAGAGAATCTGGTGTTGCCGAGCTGCTCTCTGCCATGGCGGCCGGCTGGAACGCAAAGCTAATAGTGGAAGCGTGGTCCTACGGTGATCCGATCGCCACCAGCCTCGGCCTGGCCACGGCTGCCCGCCACACGTGCGGACGTCACGTGTGCATAGTTCCGGACGAACGTTCGAGGGTGGAGTACCTTAAGGCCATGCGTAACGCACCGGTGCTGCCCGAGGTGGTGGTTGGAGAGTCCGAGGTGGCGACGGCGGGAGTTGATTTCTTGGTGGTTGACTGTAGCCGGAGGGAGTTCGCTAGGGTTTTAAGGACAGCCAAGGTTAGCCCTAGAGGAGCTGTTTTTGCATGCAAGAATGCTTGGCAGAGAAACGTTAAGGGTTTCAGATGGCATGGTGTAGTGGAGAGGGGGACTCGTGTGGTGAGGTCGGTGTTTTTGCCGGTGGGGAAAGGGTTGGATATTGCTCATATAGGGTACGGCGGCGGAACTGTGGGGCCGATAAGTACAATTAGGAAGGGTCCTGGCCGTTGGATCAAGCATATTGATCACCGGTCCGGCGAGGAGCACTTGTTCCGGGAGTGA